One genomic region from Anopheles bellator chromosome 2, idAnoBellAS_SP24_06.2, whole genome shotgun sequence encodes:
- the LOC131211634 gene encoding 5'-AMP-activated protein kinase catalytic subunit alpha-2-like isoform X6: MGDKGGQGPTAQPLVKIGHYILGATLGTGSFGKVKVGEHTVTKHKVAVKILNRQKIKSLDVVGKIRREIQNLKLFRHPHIIKLYQVISTPTDIFMIMEYVSGGELFDYIVNNGKLQESEARRFFQQIISGVDYCHRHMIVHRDLKPENLLLDHNRHVKIADFGLSNMMLDGEFLRTSCGSPNYAAPEVISGKLYAGPEVDIWSCGVILYALLCGTLPFDDEHVPTLFRKIKSGVFPIPEYLNKQVVSLLCQMLQVDPLKRATVEEIKKHEWFQKDLPAYLFPSPVEQDSSVIDTNAVREVCDKFGVKEHEVHNALLSGDPHDQLAIAYHLIIDNKRIADEAAKAELKEFYVAGSPPPPAQNEPFKSPSIHPERIAPMSQAVGVPIDKHRGTPVKRAKWHLGIRSQSKPNDIMLEVYRAMKALDFEWKIINPYHVRVRKYNERNEKHVKMSLQLYQVDPKNYLLDFKSLTNDEVEQGDDVIMESLTPPPPVGFGGMGIPTTHQPSGHHTMEFFEMCGALIAQLAR; the protein is encoded by the exons atgggCGACAAAGGTGGACAAGGCCCTACGGCCCAGCCGTTGGTGAAGATCGGTCACTACATTCTTGGCGCCACTCTCGGCACGGGCTCCTTCGGAAAGGTGAAGGTTGGGGAGCACACAGTGACGAAGCACAAGGTGGCCGTGAAGATTCTGAATCGCCAGAAGATCAAGAGTTTGGATGTGGTCGGCAAGATTCGTCGGGAAATCCAGAATCTCAAACTATTCCGTCATCCGCACATTATCAAGCTGTACCAGGTGATCTcgacaccgaccgacatcTTTATGATTATGGAGTACGTGAGCGGGGGCGAGTTGTTTGACTACATCGTCAACAACGGCAAGCTGCAGGAGTCGGAGGCGCGCCGGTTCTTCCAGCAAATTATCTCCGGCGTTGACTACTGCCACCGGCACATGATAGTTCATCGGGACCTGAAGCCCGAAAACTTGCTTCTCGATCACAATCGTCACGTGAAG ATTGCCGATTTCGGGCTTTCGAATATGATGCTGGATGGAGAGTTTCTGCGCACCTCCTGCGGTTCCCCGAACTACGCGGCCCCGGAAGTAATCTCCGGCAAGTTGTACGCCGGCCCGGAAGTGGACATATGGTCGTGCGGGGTGATTCTGTATGCGCTTCTCTGCGGTACATTGCCATTCGACGACGAGCACGTGCCGACGCTCTTCCGGAAGATCAAATCGGGCGTGTTTCCCATCCCGGAGTATCTCAATAAGCAGGTCGTAAGCTTGCTGTGCCAGATGCTGCAGGTTGACCCGTTGAAGCGGGCCACGGTGGAGGAGATAAAGAAGCACGAATGGTTCCAAAAGGATCTTCCGGCGTATCTGTTCCCTTCGCCCGTCGAGCAGGACAGTAGCGTCATCGATACGAACGCGGTGCGCGAGGTATGCGACAAGTTTGGCGTGAAGGAGCACGAGGTACACAATGCCTTACTCAGTGGCGACCCGCACGATCAGCTGGCCATCGCGTACCATCTCATCATCGACAACAAGCGCATTGCGGATGAGGCAGCAAAGGCGGAGCTGAAAGAATTTTACGTCGCCGGAagtccaccgccaccgg cacaGAACGAACCATTCAAATCGCCATCGATCCACCCGGAGCGCATTGCTCC CATGTCACAGGCGGTTGGCGTGCCGATCGATAAGCACCGCGGAACGCCGGTGAAGCGTGCCAAGTGGCATCTCGGCATACGGTCCCAATCGAAACCGAATGACATTATGCTTGAGGTGTACCGTGCGATGAAGGCGCTCGACTTTGAGTGGAAAATCATAAACCCCTACCACGTACGCGTCCGCAAGTACAACGAGCGGAACGAGAAGCATGTCAAAATGTCGCTGCAGCTGTATCAGGTCGACCCGAAGAACTATCTCCTCGACTTCAAGTCGCTAACGAACGACGAGGTCGAGCAGGGAGACGACGTGATCATGGAAAGCcttacaccaccaccaccggttggaTTCGGCGGGATGGGCATTCCGACGACGCACCAACCGAGCGGTCACCATACGATGGAGTTTTTTGAGATGTGCGGTGCCTTGATAGCGCAGTTGGCACGCTAA
- the LOC131211634 gene encoding 5'-AMP-activated protein kinase catalytic subunit alpha-2-like isoform X5, producing MGDKGGQGPTAQPLVKIGHYILGATLGTGSFGKVKVGEHTVTKHKVAVKILNRQKIKSLDVVGKIRREIQNLKLFRHPHIIKLYQVISTPTDIFMIMEYVSGGELFDYIVNNGKLQESEARRFFQQIISGVDYCHRHMIVHRDLKPENLLLDHNRHVKIADFGLSNMMLDGEFLRTSCGSPNYAAPEVISGKLYAGPEVDIWSCGVILYALLCGTLPFDDEHVPTLFRKIKSGVFPIPEYLNKQVVSLLCQMLQVDPLKRATVEEIKKHEWFQKDLPAYLFPSPVEQDSSVIDTNAVREVCDKFGVKEHEVHNALLSGDPHDQLAIAYHLIIDNKRIADEAAKAELKEFYVAGSPPPPGNEPFKSPSIHPERIAPLRDRPVAPPMAASHRGTPVKRAKWHLGIRSQSKPNDIMLEVYRAMKALDFEWKIINPYHVRVRKYNERNEKHVKMSLQLYQVDPKNYLLDFKSLTNDEVEQGDDVIMESLTPPPPVGFGGMGIPTTHQPSGHHTMEFFEMCGALIAQLAR from the exons atgggCGACAAAGGTGGACAAGGCCCTACGGCCCAGCCGTTGGTGAAGATCGGTCACTACATTCTTGGCGCCACTCTCGGCACGGGCTCCTTCGGAAAGGTGAAGGTTGGGGAGCACACAGTGACGAAGCACAAGGTGGCCGTGAAGATTCTGAATCGCCAGAAGATCAAGAGTTTGGATGTGGTCGGCAAGATTCGTCGGGAAATCCAGAATCTCAAACTATTCCGTCATCCGCACATTATCAAGCTGTACCAGGTGATCTcgacaccgaccgacatcTTTATGATTATGGAGTACGTGAGCGGGGGCGAGTTGTTTGACTACATCGTCAACAACGGCAAGCTGCAGGAGTCGGAGGCGCGCCGGTTCTTCCAGCAAATTATCTCCGGCGTTGACTACTGCCACCGGCACATGATAGTTCATCGGGACCTGAAGCCCGAAAACTTGCTTCTCGATCACAATCGTCACGTGAAG ATTGCCGATTTCGGGCTTTCGAATATGATGCTGGATGGAGAGTTTCTGCGCACCTCCTGCGGTTCCCCGAACTACGCGGCCCCGGAAGTAATCTCCGGCAAGTTGTACGCCGGCCCGGAAGTGGACATATGGTCGTGCGGGGTGATTCTGTATGCGCTTCTCTGCGGTACATTGCCATTCGACGACGAGCACGTGCCGACGCTCTTCCGGAAGATCAAATCGGGCGTGTTTCCCATCCCGGAGTATCTCAATAAGCAGGTCGTAAGCTTGCTGTGCCAGATGCTGCAGGTTGACCCGTTGAAGCGGGCCACGGTGGAGGAGATAAAGAAGCACGAATGGTTCCAAAAGGATCTTCCGGCGTATCTGTTCCCTTCGCCCGTCGAGCAGGACAGTAGCGTCATCGATACGAACGCGGTGCGCGAGGTATGCGACAAGTTTGGCGTGAAGGAGCACGAGGTACACAATGCCTTACTCAGTGGCGACCCGCACGATCAGCTGGCCATCGCGTACCATCTCATCATCGACAACAAGCGCATTGCGGATGAGGCAGCAAAGGCGGAGCTGAAAGAATTTTACGTCGCCGGAagtccaccgccaccgggt AACGAACCATTCAAATCGCCATCGATCCACCCGGAGCGCATTGCTCCGTTGCGTGACCGGCCCGTAGCACCACCGATGGCCGCCAGT CACCGCGGAACGCCGGTGAAGCGTGCCAAGTGGCATCTCGGCATACGGTCCCAATCGAAACCGAATGACATTATGCTTGAGGTGTACCGTGCGATGAAGGCGCTCGACTTTGAGTGGAAAATCATAAACCCCTACCACGTACGCGTCCGCAAGTACAACGAGCGGAACGAGAAGCATGTCAAAATGTCGCTGCAGCTGTATCAGGTCGACCCGAAGAACTATCTCCTCGACTTCAAGTCGCTAACGAACGACGAGGTCGAGCAGGGAGACGACGTGATCATGGAAAGCcttacaccaccaccaccggttggaTTCGGCGGGATGGGCATTCCGACGACGCACCAACCGAGCGGTCACCATACGATGGAGTTTTTTGAGATGTGCGGTGCCTTGATAGCGCAGTTGGCACGCTAA
- the LOC131211634 gene encoding 5'-AMP-activated protein kinase catalytic subunit alpha-2-like isoform X3: protein MGDKGGQGPTAQPLVKIGHYILGATLGTGSFGKVKVGEHTVTKHKVAVKILNRQKIKSLDVVGKIRREIQNLKLFRHPHIIKLYQVISTPTDIFMIMEYVSGGELFDYIVNNGKLQESEARRFFQQIISGVDYCHRHMIVHRDLKPENLLLDHNRHVKIADFGLSNMMLDGEFLRTSCGSPNYAAPEVISGKLYAGPEVDIWSCGVILYALLCGTLPFDDEHVPTLFRKIKSGVFPIPEYLNKQVVSLLCQMLQVDPLKRATVEEIKKHEWFQKDLPAYLFPSPVEQDSSVIDTNAVREVCDKFGVKEHEVHNALLSGDPHDQLAIAYHLIIDNKRIADEAAKAELKEFYVAGSPPPPGVDSKFGTPQPAAIAAAAAAAQNEPFKSPSIHPERIAPLRDRPVAVGVPIDKHRGTPVKRAKWHLGIRSQSKPNDIMLEVYRAMKALDFEWKIINPYHVRVRKYNERNEKHVKMSLQLYQVDPKNYLLDFKSLTNDEVEQGDDVIMESLTPPPPVGFGGMGIPTTHQPSGHHTMEFFEMCGALIAQLAR, encoded by the exons atgggCGACAAAGGTGGACAAGGCCCTACGGCCCAGCCGTTGGTGAAGATCGGTCACTACATTCTTGGCGCCACTCTCGGCACGGGCTCCTTCGGAAAGGTGAAGGTTGGGGAGCACACAGTGACGAAGCACAAGGTGGCCGTGAAGATTCTGAATCGCCAGAAGATCAAGAGTTTGGATGTGGTCGGCAAGATTCGTCGGGAAATCCAGAATCTCAAACTATTCCGTCATCCGCACATTATCAAGCTGTACCAGGTGATCTcgacaccgaccgacatcTTTATGATTATGGAGTACGTGAGCGGGGGCGAGTTGTTTGACTACATCGTCAACAACGGCAAGCTGCAGGAGTCGGAGGCGCGCCGGTTCTTCCAGCAAATTATCTCCGGCGTTGACTACTGCCACCGGCACATGATAGTTCATCGGGACCTGAAGCCCGAAAACTTGCTTCTCGATCACAATCGTCACGTGAAG ATTGCCGATTTCGGGCTTTCGAATATGATGCTGGATGGAGAGTTTCTGCGCACCTCCTGCGGTTCCCCGAACTACGCGGCCCCGGAAGTAATCTCCGGCAAGTTGTACGCCGGCCCGGAAGTGGACATATGGTCGTGCGGGGTGATTCTGTATGCGCTTCTCTGCGGTACATTGCCATTCGACGACGAGCACGTGCCGACGCTCTTCCGGAAGATCAAATCGGGCGTGTTTCCCATCCCGGAGTATCTCAATAAGCAGGTCGTAAGCTTGCTGTGCCAGATGCTGCAGGTTGACCCGTTGAAGCGGGCCACGGTGGAGGAGATAAAGAAGCACGAATGGTTCCAAAAGGATCTTCCGGCGTATCTGTTCCCTTCGCCCGTCGAGCAGGACAGTAGCGTCATCGATACGAACGCGGTGCGCGAGGTATGCGACAAGTTTGGCGTGAAGGAGCACGAGGTACACAATGCCTTACTCAGTGGCGACCCGCACGATCAGCTGGCCATCGCGTACCATCTCATCATCGACAACAAGCGCATTGCGGATGAGGCAGCAAAGGCGGAGCTGAAAGAATTTTACGTCGCCGGAagtccaccgccaccgggtgtGGACAGCAAGTTTGGCACTCCGCAACCGGCAGCAatcgccgccgcggccgccgcagcacaGAACGAACCATTCAAATCGCCATCGATCCACCCGGAGCGCATTGCTCCGTTGCGTGACCGGCCCGTA GCGGTTGGCGTGCCGATCGATAAGCACCGCGGAACGCCGGTGAAGCGTGCCAAGTGGCATCTCGGCATACGGTCCCAATCGAAACCGAATGACATTATGCTTGAGGTGTACCGTGCGATGAAGGCGCTCGACTTTGAGTGGAAAATCATAAACCCCTACCACGTACGCGTCCGCAAGTACAACGAGCGGAACGAGAAGCATGTCAAAATGTCGCTGCAGCTGTATCAGGTCGACCCGAAGAACTATCTCCTCGACTTCAAGTCGCTAACGAACGACGAGGTCGAGCAGGGAGACGACGTGATCATGGAAAGCcttacaccaccaccaccggttggaTTCGGCGGGATGGGCATTCCGACGACGCACCAACCGAGCGGTCACCATACGATGGAGTTTTTTGAGATGTGCGGTGCCTTGATAGCGCAGTTGGCACGCTAA
- the LOC131211634 gene encoding 5'-AMP-activated protein kinase catalytic subunit alpha-2-like isoform X4: MGDKGGQGPTAQPLVKIGHYILGATLGTGSFGKVKVGEHTVTKHKVAVKILNRQKIKSLDVVGKIRREIQNLKLFRHPHIIKLYQVISTPTDIFMIMEYVSGGELFDYIVNNGKLQESEARRFFQQIISGVDYCHRHMIVHRDLKPENLLLDHNRHVKIADFGLSNMMLDGEFLRTSCGSPNYAAPEVISGKLYAGPEVDIWSCGVILYALLCGTLPFDDEHVPTLFRKIKSGVFPIPEYLNKQVVSLLCQMLQVDPLKRATVEEIKKHEWFQKDLPAYLFPSPVEQDSSVIDTNAVREVCDKFGVKEHEVHNALLSGDPHDQLAIAYHLIIDNKRIADEAAKAELKEFYVAGSPPPPGVDSKFGTPQPAAIAAAAAAAQNEPFKSPSIHPERIAPLRDRPVAPPMAASHRGTPVKRAKWHLGIRSQSKPNDIMLEVYRAMKALDFEWKIINPYHVRVRKYNERNEKHVKMSLQLYQVDPKNYLLDFKSLTNDEVEQGDDVIMESLTPPPPVGFGGMGIPTTHQPSGHHTMEFFEMCGALIAQLAR; encoded by the exons atgggCGACAAAGGTGGACAAGGCCCTACGGCCCAGCCGTTGGTGAAGATCGGTCACTACATTCTTGGCGCCACTCTCGGCACGGGCTCCTTCGGAAAGGTGAAGGTTGGGGAGCACACAGTGACGAAGCACAAGGTGGCCGTGAAGATTCTGAATCGCCAGAAGATCAAGAGTTTGGATGTGGTCGGCAAGATTCGTCGGGAAATCCAGAATCTCAAACTATTCCGTCATCCGCACATTATCAAGCTGTACCAGGTGATCTcgacaccgaccgacatcTTTATGATTATGGAGTACGTGAGCGGGGGCGAGTTGTTTGACTACATCGTCAACAACGGCAAGCTGCAGGAGTCGGAGGCGCGCCGGTTCTTCCAGCAAATTATCTCCGGCGTTGACTACTGCCACCGGCACATGATAGTTCATCGGGACCTGAAGCCCGAAAACTTGCTTCTCGATCACAATCGTCACGTGAAG ATTGCCGATTTCGGGCTTTCGAATATGATGCTGGATGGAGAGTTTCTGCGCACCTCCTGCGGTTCCCCGAACTACGCGGCCCCGGAAGTAATCTCCGGCAAGTTGTACGCCGGCCCGGAAGTGGACATATGGTCGTGCGGGGTGATTCTGTATGCGCTTCTCTGCGGTACATTGCCATTCGACGACGAGCACGTGCCGACGCTCTTCCGGAAGATCAAATCGGGCGTGTTTCCCATCCCGGAGTATCTCAATAAGCAGGTCGTAAGCTTGCTGTGCCAGATGCTGCAGGTTGACCCGTTGAAGCGGGCCACGGTGGAGGAGATAAAGAAGCACGAATGGTTCCAAAAGGATCTTCCGGCGTATCTGTTCCCTTCGCCCGTCGAGCAGGACAGTAGCGTCATCGATACGAACGCGGTGCGCGAGGTATGCGACAAGTTTGGCGTGAAGGAGCACGAGGTACACAATGCCTTACTCAGTGGCGACCCGCACGATCAGCTGGCCATCGCGTACCATCTCATCATCGACAACAAGCGCATTGCGGATGAGGCAGCAAAGGCGGAGCTGAAAGAATTTTACGTCGCCGGAagtccaccgccaccgggtgtGGACAGCAAGTTTGGCACTCCGCAACCGGCAGCAatcgccgccgcggccgccgcagcacaGAACGAACCATTCAAATCGCCATCGATCCACCCGGAGCGCATTGCTCCGTTGCGTGACCGGCCCGTAGCACCACCGATGGCCGCCAGT CACCGCGGAACGCCGGTGAAGCGTGCCAAGTGGCATCTCGGCATACGGTCCCAATCGAAACCGAATGACATTATGCTTGAGGTGTACCGTGCGATGAAGGCGCTCGACTTTGAGTGGAAAATCATAAACCCCTACCACGTACGCGTCCGCAAGTACAACGAGCGGAACGAGAAGCATGTCAAAATGTCGCTGCAGCTGTATCAGGTCGACCCGAAGAACTATCTCCTCGACTTCAAGTCGCTAACGAACGACGAGGTCGAGCAGGGAGACGACGTGATCATGGAAAGCcttacaccaccaccaccggttggaTTCGGCGGGATGGGCATTCCGACGACGCACCAACCGAGCGGTCACCATACGATGGAGTTTTTTGAGATGTGCGGTGCCTTGATAGCGCAGTTGGCACGCTAA
- the LOC131211634 gene encoding 5'-AMP-activated protein kinase catalytic subunit alpha-2-like isoform X2 has translation MGDKGGQGPTAQPLVKIGHYILGATLGTGSFGKVKVGEHTVTKHKVAVKILNRQKIKSLDVVGKIRREIQNLKLFRHPHIIKLYQVISTPTDIFMIMEYVSGGELFDYIVNNGKLQESEARRFFQQIISGVDYCHRHMIVHRDLKPENLLLDHNRHVKIADFGLSNMMLDGEFLRTSCGSPNYAAPEVISGKLYAGPEVDIWSCGVILYALLCGTLPFDDEHVPTLFRKIKSGVFPIPEYLNKQVVSLLCQMLQVDPLKRATVEEIKKHEWFQKDLPAYLFPSPVEQDSSVIDTNAVREVCDKFGVKEHEVHNALLSGDPHDQLAIAYHLIIDNKRIADEAAKAELKEFYVAGSPPPPGVDSKFGTPQPAAIAAAAAAAQNEPFKSPSIHPERIAPLRDRPVAPPMAASAVGVPIDKHRGTPVKRAKWHLGIRSQSKPNDIMLEVYRAMKALDFEWKIINPYHVRVRKYNERNEKHVKMSLQLYQVDPKNYLLDFKSLTNDEVEQGDDVIMESLTPPPPVGFGGMGIPTTHQPSGHHTMEFFEMCGALIAQLAR, from the exons atgggCGACAAAGGTGGACAAGGCCCTACGGCCCAGCCGTTGGTGAAGATCGGTCACTACATTCTTGGCGCCACTCTCGGCACGGGCTCCTTCGGAAAGGTGAAGGTTGGGGAGCACACAGTGACGAAGCACAAGGTGGCCGTGAAGATTCTGAATCGCCAGAAGATCAAGAGTTTGGATGTGGTCGGCAAGATTCGTCGGGAAATCCAGAATCTCAAACTATTCCGTCATCCGCACATTATCAAGCTGTACCAGGTGATCTcgacaccgaccgacatcTTTATGATTATGGAGTACGTGAGCGGGGGCGAGTTGTTTGACTACATCGTCAACAACGGCAAGCTGCAGGAGTCGGAGGCGCGCCGGTTCTTCCAGCAAATTATCTCCGGCGTTGACTACTGCCACCGGCACATGATAGTTCATCGGGACCTGAAGCCCGAAAACTTGCTTCTCGATCACAATCGTCACGTGAAG ATTGCCGATTTCGGGCTTTCGAATATGATGCTGGATGGAGAGTTTCTGCGCACCTCCTGCGGTTCCCCGAACTACGCGGCCCCGGAAGTAATCTCCGGCAAGTTGTACGCCGGCCCGGAAGTGGACATATGGTCGTGCGGGGTGATTCTGTATGCGCTTCTCTGCGGTACATTGCCATTCGACGACGAGCACGTGCCGACGCTCTTCCGGAAGATCAAATCGGGCGTGTTTCCCATCCCGGAGTATCTCAATAAGCAGGTCGTAAGCTTGCTGTGCCAGATGCTGCAGGTTGACCCGTTGAAGCGGGCCACGGTGGAGGAGATAAAGAAGCACGAATGGTTCCAAAAGGATCTTCCGGCGTATCTGTTCCCTTCGCCCGTCGAGCAGGACAGTAGCGTCATCGATACGAACGCGGTGCGCGAGGTATGCGACAAGTTTGGCGTGAAGGAGCACGAGGTACACAATGCCTTACTCAGTGGCGACCCGCACGATCAGCTGGCCATCGCGTACCATCTCATCATCGACAACAAGCGCATTGCGGATGAGGCAGCAAAGGCGGAGCTGAAAGAATTTTACGTCGCCGGAagtccaccgccaccgggtgtGGACAGCAAGTTTGGCACTCCGCAACCGGCAGCAatcgccgccgcggccgccgcagcacaGAACGAACCATTCAAATCGCCATCGATCCACCCGGAGCGCATTGCTCCGTTGCGTGACCGGCCCGTAGCACCACCGATGGCCGCCAGT GCGGTTGGCGTGCCGATCGATAAGCACCGCGGAACGCCGGTGAAGCGTGCCAAGTGGCATCTCGGCATACGGTCCCAATCGAAACCGAATGACATTATGCTTGAGGTGTACCGTGCGATGAAGGCGCTCGACTTTGAGTGGAAAATCATAAACCCCTACCACGTACGCGTCCGCAAGTACAACGAGCGGAACGAGAAGCATGTCAAAATGTCGCTGCAGCTGTATCAGGTCGACCCGAAGAACTATCTCCTCGACTTCAAGTCGCTAACGAACGACGAGGTCGAGCAGGGAGACGACGTGATCATGGAAAGCcttacaccaccaccaccggttggaTTCGGCGGGATGGGCATTCCGACGACGCACCAACCGAGCGGTCACCATACGATGGAGTTTTTTGAGATGTGCGGTGCCTTGATAGCGCAGTTGGCACGCTAA
- the LOC131211634 gene encoding 5'-AMP-activated protein kinase catalytic subunit alpha-2-like isoform X1, whose product MGDKGGQGPTAQPLVKIGHYILGATLGTGSFGKVKVGEHTVTKHKVAVKILNRQKIKSLDVVGKIRREIQNLKLFRHPHIIKLYQVISTPTDIFMIMEYVSGGELFDYIVNNGKLQESEARRFFQQIISGVDYCHRHMIVHRDLKPENLLLDHNRHVKIADFGLSNMMLDGEFLRTSCGSPNYAAPEVISGKLYAGPEVDIWSCGVILYALLCGTLPFDDEHVPTLFRKIKSGVFPIPEYLNKQVVSLLCQMLQVDPLKRATVEEIKKHEWFQKDLPAYLFPSPVEQDSSVIDTNAVREVCDKFGVKEHEVHNALLSGDPHDQLAIAYHLIIDNKRIADEAAKAELKEFYVAGSPPPPGVDSKFGTPQPAAIAAAAAAAQNEPFKSPSIHPERIAPLRDRPVAPPMAASVPISPAALSSMSQAVGVPIDKHRGTPVKRAKWHLGIRSQSKPNDIMLEVYRAMKALDFEWKIINPYHVRVRKYNERNEKHVKMSLQLYQVDPKNYLLDFKSLTNDEVEQGDDVIMESLTPPPPVGFGGMGIPTTHQPSGHHTMEFFEMCGALIAQLAR is encoded by the exons atgggCGACAAAGGTGGACAAGGCCCTACGGCCCAGCCGTTGGTGAAGATCGGTCACTACATTCTTGGCGCCACTCTCGGCACGGGCTCCTTCGGAAAGGTGAAGGTTGGGGAGCACACAGTGACGAAGCACAAGGTGGCCGTGAAGATTCTGAATCGCCAGAAGATCAAGAGTTTGGATGTGGTCGGCAAGATTCGTCGGGAAATCCAGAATCTCAAACTATTCCGTCATCCGCACATTATCAAGCTGTACCAGGTGATCTcgacaccgaccgacatcTTTATGATTATGGAGTACGTGAGCGGGGGCGAGTTGTTTGACTACATCGTCAACAACGGCAAGCTGCAGGAGTCGGAGGCGCGCCGGTTCTTCCAGCAAATTATCTCCGGCGTTGACTACTGCCACCGGCACATGATAGTTCATCGGGACCTGAAGCCCGAAAACTTGCTTCTCGATCACAATCGTCACGTGAAG ATTGCCGATTTCGGGCTTTCGAATATGATGCTGGATGGAGAGTTTCTGCGCACCTCCTGCGGTTCCCCGAACTACGCGGCCCCGGAAGTAATCTCCGGCAAGTTGTACGCCGGCCCGGAAGTGGACATATGGTCGTGCGGGGTGATTCTGTATGCGCTTCTCTGCGGTACATTGCCATTCGACGACGAGCACGTGCCGACGCTCTTCCGGAAGATCAAATCGGGCGTGTTTCCCATCCCGGAGTATCTCAATAAGCAGGTCGTAAGCTTGCTGTGCCAGATGCTGCAGGTTGACCCGTTGAAGCGGGCCACGGTGGAGGAGATAAAGAAGCACGAATGGTTCCAAAAGGATCTTCCGGCGTATCTGTTCCCTTCGCCCGTCGAGCAGGACAGTAGCGTCATCGATACGAACGCGGTGCGCGAGGTATGCGACAAGTTTGGCGTGAAGGAGCACGAGGTACACAATGCCTTACTCAGTGGCGACCCGCACGATCAGCTGGCCATCGCGTACCATCTCATCATCGACAACAAGCGCATTGCGGATGAGGCAGCAAAGGCGGAGCTGAAAGAATTTTACGTCGCCGGAagtccaccgccaccgggtgtGGACAGCAAGTTTGGCACTCCGCAACCGGCAGCAatcgccgccgcggccgccgcagcacaGAACGAACCATTCAAATCGCCATCGATCCACCCGGAGCGCATTGCTCCGTTGCGTGACCGGCCCGTAGCACCACCGATGGCCGCCAGTGTGCCCATCAGCCCGGCTGCACTCAGTAGCATGTCACAGGCGGTTGGCGTGCCGATCGATAAGCACCGCGGAACGCCGGTGAAGCGTGCCAAGTGGCATCTCGGCATACGGTCCCAATCGAAACCGAATGACATTATGCTTGAGGTGTACCGTGCGATGAAGGCGCTCGACTTTGAGTGGAAAATCATAAACCCCTACCACGTACGCGTCCGCAAGTACAACGAGCGGAACGAGAAGCATGTCAAAATGTCGCTGCAGCTGTATCAGGTCGACCCGAAGAACTATCTCCTCGACTTCAAGTCGCTAACGAACGACGAGGTCGAGCAGGGAGACGACGTGATCATGGAAAGCcttacaccaccaccaccggttggaTTCGGCGGGATGGGCATTCCGACGACGCACCAACCGAGCGGTCACCATACGATGGAGTTTTTTGAGATGTGCGGTGCCTTGATAGCGCAGTTGGCACGCTAA
- the LOC131212005 gene encoding gamma-aminobutyric acid receptor-associated protein, translated as MKFQYKEEHPFEKRKAEGDKIRRKYPDRVPVIVEKAPKARIDDLDKKKYLVPSDLTVGQFYFLIRKRIHLRPEDALFFFVNNVIPPTSATMGSLYHEHHEEDFFLYIAYSDENVYGSN; from the exons ATGAAATTCCAGTACAAGGAAGAACATCCCTTCGAAAAGCGGAAGGCCGAGGGCGACAAAATTCGTCGCAAATACCCGGACCGTGTGCCC GTTATTGTCGAGAAGGCGCCAAAAGCCCGGATCGATGATCTCGACAAGAAAAAGTATCTCGTGCCATCGGATCTGACCGTCGGTCAGTTTTACTTCCTCATCCGTAAGCGAATCCATTTGCGCCCAGAGGACGCACTATTTTTCTTCGTCAACAACGTGATTCCACCGACGTCGGCCACCATGGGTTCACTGTACCACGAGCATCACGAGGAGGATTTTTTCCTGTACATCGCCTACTCGGACGAAAATGTTTACGGCAGCAACTGA